A genomic stretch from Sulfobacillus thermosulfidooxidans includes:
- the rimO gene encoding 30S ribosomal protein S12 methylthiotransferase RimO, giving the protein MTTKVGMVSLGCPKNRVDSEVMLGLLEEAGYQLTPEAQEADVLIVNTCGFINSAKQESIDTILEMNQYREKGQLKALVMAGCLSQRYQQTLWDDLPEVDAMVGTGEFHRIVEAVEGALHGTRPHFWGEMPVSGMKTSRKLTTPHYTAYLKIAEGCDHSCSFCAIPQMRGGYRSRPLQDIIGEARQLVASGVRELILVAQDSTIWGHDLYGHPELPRLLYALQEIPDLVFVRIMYSYPTQITPQLVHAMRDLPVVAPYLDMPLQHAHPDLLQKMGRPFRRDKTERVIHMIRDAIPDITLRTTFIVGFPGETDEHFETLLQFIQTMQFDHVGVFTYSHEEGTRAEKLGDPVPESVKQRRRREAMLVQRKLVGSVRGRHIGRVMPLLIEETGDTVSVGRGATDAPGIDGVTYVKGRYAPGQVIPVRISGTREYDLTAEALM; this is encoded by the coding sequence GTGACGACAAAAGTTGGGATGGTGTCTTTAGGCTGTCCCAAGAACCGAGTAGACTCTGAAGTGATGCTCGGACTATTAGAAGAAGCTGGTTATCAATTAACTCCAGAAGCCCAGGAAGCGGATGTGTTAATTGTCAATACGTGCGGATTTATCAATTCCGCTAAACAAGAATCTATTGATACCATATTAGAAATGAATCAATATCGCGAAAAGGGACAACTTAAAGCACTCGTCATGGCGGGATGCCTTTCCCAGCGATACCAACAAACCCTGTGGGACGATTTGCCGGAGGTCGATGCCATGGTCGGCACTGGTGAGTTCCACCGGATCGTGGAAGCGGTGGAAGGGGCATTGCACGGTACACGACCCCATTTTTGGGGAGAAATGCCGGTGAGCGGCATGAAGACGTCCCGGAAACTTACCACACCCCATTACACGGCATACTTAAAAATTGCCGAAGGATGCGATCACAGCTGCAGTTTTTGTGCCATTCCTCAAATGCGTGGGGGATATCGAAGTCGCCCTCTTCAGGACATCATTGGCGAAGCACGGCAACTCGTTGCATCGGGCGTCCGCGAATTAATCCTGGTTGCGCAAGATTCTACCATTTGGGGTCATGATTTATATGGACATCCCGAGCTGCCACGTTTGTTGTATGCGTTGCAGGAAATTCCTGATTTGGTCTTTGTGCGTATTATGTATAGCTATCCAACGCAAATTACTCCGCAATTAGTGCACGCGATGCGCGATTTGCCGGTAGTAGCTCCTTATCTCGACATGCCCTTACAACATGCACATCCCGATTTACTTCAAAAAATGGGCCGGCCATTTCGTCGGGACAAGACAGAACGCGTTATTCACATGATTCGTGACGCAATTCCTGACATTACGCTTCGCACGACATTTATTGTCGGGTTTCCGGGTGAAACTGACGAACACTTTGAGACGTTGTTACAATTTATTCAAACGATGCAATTCGATCATGTTGGAGTCTTTACCTATTCGCATGAAGAAGGAACCCGCGCCGAAAAATTGGGTGACCCGGTTCCAGAATCGGTCAAACAACGACGCCGTCGCGAAGCCATGTTGGTGCAAAGAAAGTTGGTGGGATCAGTGCGGGGGCGTCATATCGGTCGCGTCATGCCGTTATTGATTGAAGAAACGGGTGATACCGTGAGCGTGGGACGGGGAGCTACGGATGCTCCGGGGATCGATGGCGTGACCTATGTGAAGGGACGGTATGCTCCTGGACAGGTCATTCCCGTTCGAATTTCTGGAACGCGCGAATATGACTTGACAGCGGAGGCTTTGATGTGA
- a CDS encoding AAA family ATPase: MIREIIVGTVLALLVFLGLDGVDIWPLVLLLGLGIAVYATGILNRLGTRNTRKIQVSQVSTSFQDIGGQQTAKNELKEALEFILKPEVINRLGIRPLKGILLTGPPGTGKTLLAKAAAQYTESVFLSASGSEFVEMYAGVGAQRVRQLFQDARNLARKEGKTSAIIFIDEIEVMAGKRGSNQSHLEYDQTLNQLLVEMDGMPVHGDDVRILVMAATNRVDLLDQALMRPGRFDRLVRVDLPDREGRLSILRLHTRNKPLDANADLETIARETFGFSGAHLESVCNEAAILAMRDNAEFITTHHLRQAVDKVMLGERMDRTLRHEDLKRVAIHESGHAIVGELVSPGSVSSITIAPRGMALGFVRHAPEDDRLLQTVSELKAEIQVLLGGSTAERTILGEQSTGAANDFEKAWDVARQMVLSGLSPLGVIHEEALSADLLYQTIRDIIAEQQTIVDELISQHKEELLTLADNLLEHETLPGEAVRSLVAS; encoded by the coding sequence ATGATAAGGGAAATTATCGTCGGAACAGTGTTAGCTCTTCTAGTATTTTTAGGTCTTGATGGGGTCGATATTTGGCCATTGGTCTTATTGTTGGGTCTCGGCATTGCTGTCTATGCCACGGGCATTTTGAACAGGTTGGGAACGCGCAATACTCGAAAAATTCAGGTCAGCCAAGTATCAACATCGTTTCAAGATATTGGGGGCCAGCAAACGGCCAAAAATGAATTAAAGGAAGCACTCGAGTTCATTTTAAAACCGGAAGTCATCAATCGCCTTGGAATTCGTCCTTTGAAAGGAATCTTATTAACCGGTCCTCCAGGAACGGGAAAAACCTTATTGGCCAAGGCCGCAGCACAATATACCGAATCGGTATTTCTTTCGGCGTCGGGGTCGGAATTTGTTGAAATGTATGCAGGAGTTGGCGCGCAACGAGTGCGACAGTTGTTTCAAGATGCTCGCAACCTGGCGCGTAAAGAAGGCAAAACCAGTGCGATTATCTTTATCGACGAAATTGAAGTGATGGCGGGAAAACGGGGCAGTAATCAATCCCATTTAGAATATGATCAAACGCTCAATCAATTGCTTGTAGAAATGGATGGGATGCCAGTTCATGGCGATGATGTACGAATTTTGGTCATGGCTGCCACTAATCGCGTCGACTTATTGGACCAGGCTTTAATGCGGCCCGGACGGTTTGACCGGCTGGTTCGCGTCGACTTGCCTGATCGTGAAGGACGCCTGAGTATTTTGCGATTGCATACGCGTAACAAGCCCTTAGATGCGAATGCTGATCTTGAGACTATTGCCCGGGAGACATTTGGTTTTTCTGGGGCTCACCTTGAAAGTGTGTGTAATGAAGCGGCAATTTTGGCGATGCGTGACAACGCGGAATTCATTACTACCCATCATTTACGTCAAGCCGTAGACAAAGTGATGCTTGGTGAACGTATGGACCGGACACTGCGGCATGAAGATCTCAAGCGTGTTGCAATCCATGAAAGTGGTCATGCGATTGTGGGAGAACTGGTTTCCCCCGGTTCCGTGTCATCCATTACGATCGCTCCACGCGGAATGGCGCTGGGATTTGTACGTCATGCTCCCGAGGATGACCGGCTGCTTCAGACAGTATCGGAATTGAAAGCGGAGATTCAAGTGCTGTTGGGCGGTTCAACGGCAGAACGTACCATTTTGGGAGAACAAAGTACTGGAGCAGCCAATGATTTTGAAAAAGCGTGGGATGTGGCTCGGCAGATGGTTCTATCAGGATTATCGCCGCTCGGTGTAATTCATGAGGAAGCTTTATCGGCTGATCTACTCTATCAGACGATTCGAGACATTATTGCCGAACAACAGACCATTGTGGATGAACTGATTAGCCAGCACAAAGAAGAATTATTAACGCTAGCTGACAATCTTTTAGAACATGAAACATTACCGGGTGAGGCTGTTCGGTCCTTAGTAGCCTCATGA
- the pgsA gene encoding CDP-diacylglycerol--glycerol-3-phosphate 3-phosphatidyltransferase, whose product MNVADYVTLSRVVLTPVVIACWLEPSAQWHWFGLAIFIVAGLTDFIDGRLARHLTHTTRVGSYLDPLADKILVLGAGLALIATGRLSAWLLFIVLLRELAITGLRSVLPPGTTMAASYPAKWKTTSQLFALGASAVLGGWVADGFWAVAIILTIWTGWEYFYHYWPKN is encoded by the coding sequence GTGAACGTCGCCGATTATGTGACGTTATCCCGGGTTGTTTTGACGCCGGTAGTGATCGCCTGCTGGCTTGAGCCATCGGCCCAGTGGCATTGGTTTGGCTTGGCTATCTTTATTGTGGCGGGATTGACAGATTTTATCGATGGCAGACTCGCCCGGCATCTTACGCATACGACGCGAGTTGGATCTTATCTGGATCCTCTGGCCGACAAGATTTTAGTTCTGGGAGCCGGCTTAGCATTAATTGCCACGGGCCGGCTTTCCGCCTGGCTTCTTTTTATTGTGTTACTGCGCGAATTAGCCATCACGGGTCTGCGGTCGGTATTACCGCCGGGTACCACGATGGCGGCGAGCTATCCCGCAAAATGGAAAACTACTAGTCAGCTGTTTGCCTTAGGCGCTTCCGCTGTATTGGGGGGATGGGTGGCCGATGGATTTTGGGCTGTGGCTATCATTTTAACGATTTGGACCGGTTGGGAGTATTTTTACCACTATTGGCCTAAAAACTGA
- a CDS encoding polysaccharide deacetylase family protein — protein sequence MSVKEVFIVRIITVSRKALRYLIVAVIMATVMTVGLWATGYDMTTSAQAATLPPQDRYSLRDVETNQKVAALTFDISWGTVMPPKVLAILKTDHVPATIFVSGPWAKQHPDIVKAYAQAGIEVESHGWAHVNYSGLSNQGIVDNLMKTDQVIQHITGQKPTFVRPPNGDFNSRSILAARSVGYTTVTWGTDSLDWMNPGVATIIRRVTTRIHPGDIILMHASDTCKQTDIALPTILQSLREKGYKLVTLKQLLTYGKPIYRG from the coding sequence ATGAGCGTGAAGGAGGTTTTTATTGTGCGCATTATCACGGTTAGTCGCAAGGCATTGCGTTACCTGATTGTTGCCGTAATCATGGCCACCGTGATGACAGTCGGCTTATGGGCTACAGGTTACGACATGACGACCTCAGCCCAAGCTGCGACATTACCCCCCCAAGATCGGTACTCGCTGCGAGATGTTGAAACCAACCAAAAAGTCGCAGCCCTGACCTTCGATATTTCATGGGGAACAGTTATGCCTCCCAAAGTTCTTGCGATTTTAAAAACCGACCACGTACCCGCCACCATTTTCGTCTCCGGGCCGTGGGCCAAACAGCATCCGGATATTGTTAAAGCCTATGCACAGGCGGGCATCGAAGTCGAATCGCATGGTTGGGCCCATGTCAATTATTCGGGACTATCCAACCAAGGCATTGTCGATAACCTGATGAAAACCGATCAGGTTATCCAACATATCACTGGGCAAAAACCCACTTTTGTTCGGCCACCGAATGGCGATTTCAATAGCCGCTCGATTTTAGCAGCCCGGTCAGTTGGCTATACCACGGTCACCTGGGGAACTGACTCACTAGATTGGATGAACCCAGGCGTTGCCACCATTATTCGACGGGTGACCACCCGCATTCATCCCGGCGATATTATCCTGATGCATGCTTCAGACACATGCAAACAAACCGATATAGCCCTTCCCACGATCTTGCAATCATTACGTGAAAAAGGCTATAAATTAGTGACTCTCAAACAATTATTGACCTATGGCAAACCTATTTACCGCGGCTAA
- a CDS encoding D-alanyl-D-alanine carboxypeptidase family protein produces MLNFVSTLIAVGLTTRPAAYHHSIKSAVSRSISQPHVVSQQGPHITARGAILMDARTGAIMYEKDAFRQLDPASVTKMMTAILVIEHGHLSKTVTISRNAAYTVGSALHIAPGQKYTINDLLYGLLMRSGNDASVALAEADAGSVSKFVAQMNMKAQELGAFNTQFENPNGLTKPGHFSTAYDLALIARYAMTLPVFRKIVATREGQIMELRHKTKRILHNTNQLLYTFPDATGIKTGTTDAAGKCLVASATRNGQDLIAVVLHSQDRYADAKNLLVWGFEHWSTAEILRPGEEVARVLVRKGQSPTVPVQVTKPVWLSLPNQETYQIYVRPIALNAPVKRHQPAGFVSVVATGQPAYVTSLETMQADGVKTVRQSFGQWLRSRFSRGK; encoded by the coding sequence ATGCTGAATTTTGTTTCCACACTTATAGCGGTTGGGTTGACAACAAGACCAGCCGCTTATCACCATTCCATTAAATCGGCGGTTTCTCGGTCCATTTCTCAGCCCCATGTCGTTTCGCAACAAGGCCCGCATATTACCGCGCGTGGGGCCATTCTTATGGATGCGCGAACGGGAGCTATCATGTATGAGAAAGATGCATTTCGGCAACTGGATCCTGCTAGTGTCACCAAAATGATGACAGCCATTTTAGTTATTGAACATGGCCATCTATCTAAGACCGTGACGATATCGCGAAATGCAGCCTATACGGTGGGATCTGCACTGCATATTGCTCCAGGACAAAAATATACCATCAATGACCTGCTTTATGGACTGTTAATGAGATCAGGCAATGATGCCTCGGTGGCCTTGGCTGAAGCTGACGCTGGTTCGGTCTCAAAATTTGTTGCGCAAATGAACATGAAAGCGCAAGAATTAGGAGCATTTAATACCCAGTTCGAGAATCCTAATGGACTCACCAAGCCGGGGCATTTTTCGACGGCCTATGATTTAGCGTTGATTGCACGCTATGCGATGACCCTTCCCGTATTTCGTAAGATTGTGGCCACCCGCGAAGGGCAGATCATGGAACTGCGTCACAAAACAAAACGAATCCTGCACAATACCAACCAGTTACTCTATACATTTCCCGATGCTACAGGCATCAAGACCGGAACCACGGATGCGGCCGGTAAATGCTTAGTCGCATCGGCCACGCGCAATGGTCAGGACTTGATTGCTGTGGTTTTACATAGTCAGGATCGCTATGCGGATGCTAAAAATTTATTAGTGTGGGGATTTGAACACTGGTCAACAGCGGAAATTTTGCGTCCTGGCGAGGAAGTTGCACGGGTTTTGGTGCGAAAAGGCCAAAGCCCCACCGTGCCAGTGCAGGTAACGAAACCCGTATGGTTGTCGTTGCCTAATCAAGAAACCTATCAGATCTATGTGCGCCCCATTGCGCTGAATGCACCTGTTAAACGCCATCAACCAGCGGGTTTTGTCTCGGTGGTTGCCACCGGCCAGCCGGCTTACGTGACAAGTTTGGAAACAATGCAGGCTGATGGCGTGAAAACGGTGCGACAGTCATTTGGCCAATGGCTCCGTTCCCGGTTTAGCCGCGGTAAATAG